The Sporichthyaceae bacterium genomic sequence GTCTGCAGGAGGAGACCGCGGCGGCCGCCTACACCGACCTGGCCAGCACCAAGGGCATCGCCCAGCGCGAGATCGAGGCGATCGCCGATCCGACCAGCTACGTCGGCGGGCACCCGCTGGCCGGTCGGGAGCGGTCCGGGCCGGGGGCGGCCCGTATCGATCTGTTCGCGGGCCGTCCGTGGGTGCTCACCCCGTCCGCGGCGAGCAGCGAGCGCGCGTTGGCCGCCGTGCGCCGGGTGGTCGAGCTGTGCCAGGCCACCGTGGTGCTGATGGACCCGGACACCCACGACCGCGCGGTCGCGTTGGTCTCCCACGCCCCGCAGGTGTTGGCCAGTCTGGTCGCCGCCCGGCTGGTCGGCGCCGACGCGGAGGCCGTCGGGCTGTCCGGACAGGGCATCCGCGACGTCACCCGCATCGCGGCTTCCGACCCCGCGCTATGGACGGAAATCCTCGCCGCCAACGCGGGCGCGGTGGCCGAGGTGCTGGCCGCGGTCGCCACCGATCTGGACCGGGTGGTGGCCGCACTGCGTGCCGTGGCCGGCAACGACGCGGCCGCGATCGACCCGGTCGCCGCCGCGCTGCGGGCGGGCAACGCGGGTCGCGCGGCCCTGCCCGGCAAGCACGGCGGCGCGCCCGCCCGGTTCACCGCGGTCCCCGTGCTGGTCCCGGACAAGCCCGGCGAGCTGGCCCGGTTGCTGACCGACGTGGGTACCGATGGCATCAACCTGGAGGACATGCGCATCGAGCACTCACCGGGCCAACCGGTGGGCCTGGTCGAGCTCGCGGTGCGCCCGGCGCTGGCCGAGGAACTGGTCGCAGCGCTCCGGGCGCGCGGCTGGGCCGTGCACTGGTGACGGTGTCCGGGGCATCACGCCAGGTAGGCTGAGGTGACTGGCCGAACCGCGGTCCGTCGCGGTTTCGGGAGTGTTCTGACGTGCAATCGCTGGTCGTCGCGATGGACGGGCCCTCGGGGTCCGGCAAGTCGAGCGTGTCCCGGGCGGTAGCCATCGAACTGCGGGTGCGCTACCTGGACACCGGTGCCATGTACCGGGCGATGACCTGGTGGATGTTGCGCGAGGGCGTGAACGTCAACGACCCGGTGGCGGTGGCCGCGGCGGTGCACAAACCCGCGCTGTGCAGCGGCACCGACCCGGCCGATCCCGGCATCACCGTGGACGGCGTTGATGTGTCCGGCTCCATCCGCAGCCGCGAGGTGACCAGCGCGGTCAGCGCCGTCAGCGCGGTGCCCGCGGTGCGTACCCGGCTGGTGGCCATGCAGCAGGCGATCATCGCGCGGTGTTCGGCGGACGACGGCGGCATCGTGGTGGAGGGCCGTGACATCGGCACCGTGGTCGCCCCGGACGCACCGGTGAAGATGTATCTGACCGCCTCGGAGGAAGCCCGCGCCGGGCGGCGCAACGCGGAGACCACGGTGGAGACGGTCCCGGTCGAGGTCACCCGCGACGAGATCGCACGCCGCGACCGACTGGATTCCACCCGCGCGGTCGCGCCGTTGGCCCGCGCCGCGGACGCGATCGAGCTGGACACCACCGCGTTGACCCAACAGCAGGTGGTGGACGTCGTGCTGGCCCGGGTGCGCCGGGTGGTCGAACCGGTGAGCGGCGATTTTGCCCACTGACTCCGAGTTCGACGAACTCGAGGAGTTCGACCCCACCGAGTTCGATCTCGGGGACGAGAACGACCTCGACGACTTCGTCGACAGCGACGAGGAGCCGTCCGGCCCGCTGCCCGTGCTGGCCGTGGTCGGCCGACCGAACGTGGGCAAGTCGAGCCTGGTCAATCGGATTATCGGCCGCCGCGAGGCGGTCACCGAGGACAAGCCCGGCGTGACCCGCGACCGTGTCGCGTACGACACGACCTGGGACGGACGTCGGTTCACCGTGGTGGACACCGGCGGCTGGGACCCGGACGGCGAGGGTCTGCGTGCCTCCATCACCGCGCAGGCCGAGCTCGCGGTGGCCGCCGCGGACGTGGTGCTTTTCGTGGTGGACGCCACCGTCGGCGCTACCGACCACGACGAGACCGTGGTTCGCATCCTGCGCGCGGCCAACAAACCCGTGGTGCTGGCCGCCAACAAGGTGGACGGCCCGGCGGGCGAGGCCGACGCCGCGATGTTGTGGTCGTTGGGCCTGGGGGAGCCGTACCCGGTGTCCGCGTTGCACGGTCGCGGGTCCGGGGAATTGCTGGCCGCGGTGCTCGACGTGCTGCCCGAAGCGCCCGGCGGTTCCGGAATCGGCACCGGCGGACCGCGCCGGGTGGCGCTGCTCGGCAAGCCGAACGTCGGCAAGTCCTCATTGTTGAACAAGTTGGCCGGAGCGAACCGCGTGGTGGTGGACGCGGTCGCGGGCACCACCGTCGACCCGGTCGACGAACTCATCGAGTTGGGCGGGCGCACCTGGCGGTTCGTGGACACTGCCGGGATTCGCCGCAAGGTGGCCACCGCCTCCGGCCACGAGTACTTCGCCAGCCTGCGCACCATGTCCGCACTGGAATCCGCCGAGGTCGCGGTGGTGCTGATCGACGCGCACGAACCCCTGTCCGAACAGGACACCCGGATCATCTCGATGGTGGTCGACGCCGGCCGTGCGCTGGTCATCGCGTACAACAAGTGGGACCTGCTCGACGAGGAACGTCGGCACTATCTGGAACGCGAGATCGAACGCGAATTGGTGCGGGTGCCCTGGGCGCTGCGGGTGAACATCGCCGCGCGCACCGGGCGGCACGTGGAGAAGTTGGTGCCGGCACTGGAAACCGCGCTGGACTCCTGGGACCAGCGCGTCCCGACCGGGAAGCTCAACGCGTTCATCGGGGCGCTGATCGCCGCCCACCCGCACCCGATCCGCGGCGGTAAACAACCGCGCATCCTGTTCGCCACCCAGGCCGCCACCCGTCCGCCCCGCTTCGTGTTGTTCGCCTCGGGCTTCCTGGAGGCCG encodes the following:
- the cmk gene encoding (d)CMP kinase, translating into MQSLVVAMDGPSGSGKSSVSRAVAIELRVRYLDTGAMYRAMTWWMLREGVNVNDPVAVAAAVHKPALCSGTDPADPGITVDGVDVSGSIRSREVTSAVSAVSAVPAVRTRLVAMQQAIIARCSADDGGIVVEGRDIGTVVAPDAPVKMYLTASEEARAGRRNAETTVETVPVEVTRDEIARRDRLDSTRAVAPLARAADAIELDTTALTQQQVVDVVLARVRRVVEPVSGDFAH
- the der gene encoding ribosome biogenesis GTPase Der; translated protein: MPTDSEFDELEEFDPTEFDLGDENDLDDFVDSDEEPSGPLPVLAVVGRPNVGKSSLVNRIIGRREAVTEDKPGVTRDRVAYDTTWDGRRFTVVDTGGWDPDGEGLRASITAQAELAVAAADVVLFVVDATVGATDHDETVVRILRAANKPVVLAANKVDGPAGEADAAMLWSLGLGEPYPVSALHGRGSGELLAAVLDVLPEAPGGSGIGTGGPRRVALLGKPNVGKSSLLNKLAGANRVVVDAVAGTTVDPVDELIELGGRTWRFVDTAGIRRKVATASGHEYFASLRTMSALESAEVAVVLIDAHEPLSEQDTRIISMVVDAGRALVIAYNKWDLLDEERRHYLEREIERELVRVPWALRVNIAARTGRHVEKLVPALETALDSWDQRVPTGKLNAFIGALIAAHPHPIRGGKQPRILFATQAATRPPRFVLFASGFLEAGYRRFVERRLREEFGFIGSPIDLSVKVKEKRKR
- a CDS encoding prephenate dehydrogenase; translation: LQEETAAAAYTDLASTKGIAQREIEAIADPTSYVGGHPLAGRERSGPGAARIDLFAGRPWVLTPSAASSERALAAVRRVVELCQATVVLMDPDTHDRAVALVSHAPQVLASLVAARLVGADAEAVGLSGQGIRDVTRIAASDPALWTEILAANAGAVAEVLAAVATDLDRVVAALRAVAGNDAAAIDPVAAALRAGNAGRAALPGKHGGAPARFTAVPVLVPDKPGELARLLTDVGTDGINLEDMRIEHSPGQPVGLVELAVRPALAEELVAALRARGWAVHW